The stretch of DNA CGAAGCAGCCCCCGCCGCCGATGCGCACTGCCCCCTGTGCGGCCGTGTGTTGGGCGCGCTCAACATCGACCGCCACCACCTGATCCCCAAGACCTTCAAGGGCAAGGAGCAATTCCCGATCCATAAGATCTGCCACCGCAAGATCCATTCGGCCTTCACGGAACGTGAGCTGCTGCAGACCTATCACACCTGGGAAGCGCTGCGCGGGCACGAAGACATCCGCGCCTTCATCGACTGGGTGGCGAAGAAGCCGCCGGATTTCTATACGCGCACCTACACCTCGAACAAGAAGAAGTATCGCTGAATCCGATGCGGCGCCAGCGCACTTTCGCTTGACAAGCCCGGGCGCAGAGGATTTGATGCAATGCAAGTCCAACAACAGGCTTGCCCATGGATTTCGACACTTATCTACGCCATGACGCCACCGCCCTCGCCGCCCTTGTCGCGCAGGGCGCAGTGACGCCGCAGCACCTGCTCGACCTGGCGCTGGCGCGCCACCACGCGGTCCATGGCCGCGTCAACGCGGTGGTGCGGCTGATGGAAGACGAGGCGCGCCGCCAGTTGCAGGGGCCGCTGCGCGGGCCCTTCGCCGGCGTGCCCTTCCTGCTCAAGGATGCGCTGCAGGACTACGCCGGCCTGCCCACCACCAATGCCAGCCGCGCCATGCGCGCGCACGTACCCAGGGAGCACGCGGCCGTGGTGCGGCGTTATCTTGACGCCGGCCTGGTCGTGTTCGGCAAGACCAACCTGCCCGAATTCGCCCTGAAGGGCGTGACCGATCCGGAACTGTTCGGCCGCACCAGCAACCCCTGGAACCTGGCGCACACGCCGGGCGGATCGAGCGGCGGCGCGGCCGCGGCGGTGGCCGCCGGCATCGTGCCGATGGCGGCCGGGAACGACGGCGGCGGCTCGATCCGTATCCCGGCCGCCTGCTGCGGCCTGTTCGGCTTGCGGCCTTCGCGCGGGCGCGTGTCCGCCGGGCCCGACGTGGGCGAAGTCTGGTTCGGCGCCTCGAGCGAAGGCGTGCTGTCGCGCAGCGTGCGCGATTGCGCGCTGGCGCTCGACCTGCTGCAGGGCGCCGAGCCGGGCGATCCATTCATCATCGCCCCGCCGTCCGCGCCCTACGTGGAACTGATGCGGCGCGCGCCTGGCCGGCTGCGCATCGGCTTCACGGCGGCCTCGCCGATCGGCACCGAGGTCCATCCTGAAGCGCTGGCGGCGGTGCGCCATGCGGCCACGCTGCTGCGCGGACTGGGGCACGAGGTGGAGGAAGCGGCGCCGCAGATCGACGGCGCGGCCCTGGCGACGAGTTATCTGCACATCTATTTCGGACAGGTGCCCGCCCTGGTGGCGCGCATGAAAGCGCTCGGCGCCGGCGACGGCGAACCGGAACTGATGACGCGCCTCCTGGTGACGCTGGGCGGCGCGCTGAAAGCGCCGGCCTTGAGCACGCAACTGGCGCAGTGGAACACGTTCGCGCGGGCGCTGGGGCGCTTCCACCAGCGCTACGACCTGTTGCTCACGCCGACGCTGGCGCATCCGCCGATCGCGCATGGCACCGGCGATTTGCCGGCGGCGCAGCAGGCGCTGCTGGGCTTCCTGCAGCGCACCGGCATGCTCGGCCTGCTGGCGCGGCTCGGGCTGCTCGACAGCACCGTGCAACAGATCGCACGCGACAACCTGCGCTACGTGCCGTTCACCCAGCTGTCGAACCTGACGGGAACGCCGTCGATGTCGGTGCCGCTGTACTGGACGGCGGACGGCTTGCCGCTGGGAGTGCAGCTGGTGGCGCCGTTCGGGAGGGAGGACCTGCTGCTGCAGCTGGCGCACCAGCTGGAGGGGGCGCAGCCCTGGTTCGATCGCTTGCCGGCGATGACGCGCGAAGGCGCGCATGCGAGCGGTGGCGCCCAACCCGCTGCGGCTTGAAAATCGGGATAGGGGCAGTCAGCATGCTGACCGACCCCTCCCACACCACCCGGCATGCGGGTCCGCACCGGGCGGTTCGAGTAGTTGAGGTTAAGTGAGGCGAGGCATGCCAAGACGGTCAAAGTAGCCAATCGTCAGGACGTTGTTCAGGGCAAGCCTGCTGTTGCGCCACCAGCTGCGGTTGTTCCCCGCAACCAGAGCAGCGACTTTCGGCGTTGCCCCCAACTTTCGCAGCTCTCGATAGATGGTAGGCCCACATCGCCACTGTTTCAGGTGAATTGCACGTAGACGGTGGCGCATCCACTTGTCCAGCTCTCGCAGGGCAGTCGGGGTTTGCGCCAGTCCGAAATATGCTTTCCATCCCAATACGTAGCTACGCAGCCCATCAATTACCTCGGCAATGCTGCGTCCACCTGATCGACGAGTAAGTTGCCTGATCTTCTGCCGGAATGCCTCCAGCGCCTTCTTCGACACCGCGCGTTTTACCTCGCCTTTAGGGCCCATCCACAGCTCATAGCCCAGGAATTTGCGGCCAAACGCCCGGCTCACTGCACTTTTCGATTCGTTGATCTTCAGGTGCAGTTTGTCGTACCGGCGCTTGAGCAAGATCATTACCCGCTCGCCTGCCTTCTGGCTGCGCACGTACACGTTGCAGTCATCGGCATAGCGGGCAAAGCGATGCCCCTGTCGTTCCAGCATCCGATCCACCTCGTCGAGAAGCACGTTGGCCAGAAGCGGCGAGAGCGGTCCGCCTTGCGGCGTCCCTTCTCCCCGCTCGACCACCACGCCGCCATCCATGATCCCCGCGTTCAGGTAGGCGCGCACCAGCCAGATCACTCCAGCATCGTTCACGCGTTTCCTTAGACGGTCGATCAGGATGTCGTGGTTGACCCGATCAAAGAACTTCGACAGATCGACGTCGACCACGGTGCGGTAGCCTTCCTGCACGTACTGCTGTACTGCGAGCACGGCATCGCGCGCACGCCGACCAGGCCGGAACCCGTGGCTGTGTTCACTAAAGGTGGGATCGATCAGCGGTTGCAGCACCTGCAATAGTGCCTGCTGAATCAAACGGTCGGTTACGGTGGGTATTCCCAGTTCACGCTCGCTTCCGTCCGGCTTTGGAATGCCGACGCGCCGCACCGGCATGGGTTGGTACGTGCCTTCCAACAGTTGCTTCCTGATGGCAGGCCAAGCGTGCTTCAGGTGCTGTCCGGTCTGGGCAATGTCCAGACCATCGACGCCTGCGGCTCCCTTGTTCGCCTTCACGCGTTTCCACGCGCGTTGCATGTTCTCCCTCGCGAGCGCTTGCACAAGCAAGTCTCGCCCTGTGTCTTCCAGTTCCTGTCGCGGGAGTCGTGTTTCATCGCTGGTTGCATCGGACGAGGCTTCACCCCGCCTTGCCGCTACCCGCCCCGCTGATGCGGGCATCTGATGCCGTACATGATTCATCGACAAGTTGTTCGACACTCCTACTCGTTCGGCCCTTCGCTAAAAAAAACTTAGCTACTATGGCCTCTGCTGACTTCTCGCTCCGTGTCGCCACGTCGCCCTTTCAGGCATGAGGCGAGATCTCCCCAAGGTAAGAACGCACTCCTTCCCTGCACAACCGCCGAATTTACGCCGCCTCGCTTTGACCACAAGAGCTTCGCGGAATGTTGCCCGCTCGCCCTGCTCGGCAGCGCCTTCTATTCGGTTCTTGTCCATCGGCTCGCAGTTTCGCTCCACGCTTCCTCCCCACGCTCGGTCGCCCTTACGCAGTTGCGCTTCACTTCGCTCGCTGTGGTCAGCTTACGGCGGGACTTGCACCCGCAAGAGTGCGCCCATGCTGGGCGCACAACAAAAAGGGCCGCATTCGCATGCGGCCCTTCGTATTCTGGCTCCCCGACCTGGACTCGAACCAGGGACCTGCGGATTAACAGTCCGTCGCTCTACCGACTGAGCTATCAGGGAAAAGAGGCCGCATTATAGCGGCCCGTTTCCGGTTTGCCTAGTGCTACGCATAAACAGTTTGGCCGCCAGCAGCCGCGGGACTGCTTTGCTATAGTCGTCGCACTTTTCACAACCGCGATTTCCCATGACTAGCCCACGCCTTTTCGGTACCCCGCTCTCCCCTTCCGCCATCAAGGTCATGCTGCTCGGCTCCGGTGAACTCGGCAAGGAAACCATCATCGCCCTGCAGCGCCTGGGCGTGGAGACCATCGCCGTCGACCGCTACCCGAACGCACCCGGCCACCAGGTCGCCCACCGCGCCCACGTGATCGACATGCTTGATGGGGCCGCCCTGTCCGCCCTGATCGCACTGGAAAAGCCCGACCTGGTGGTCCCGGAAATCGAAGCCATCGCCACCGAGACCCTGCTGGCCCTCGAAGAAGCCGGCAAGATCACCTGCATCCCGACCGCGCGCGCGGCGATGCTGACCATGAACCGCGAAGGCATCCGGCGCCTGGCCGCCGAGAAACTCGGCCTGCCGACCTCGCCCTACCGCTTTGCCAGCAGCCTGGAAGAACTGGAACAGGCGTGCGCCACGGTCGGCTTCCCCTGCGTGGTCAAGCCGGTGATGTCCTCGTCCGGCAAGGGCCAGTCCAAACTCGACAGCGCCGCGGACGTCGCCGCGGCCTGGGAAGCCGCCGCCAGCGGCGGGCGCGTCGACGCCGGCCGCGTGATCGCGGAAGGCTTCGTCGACTTCGATTACGAGATCACCCTGCTCACGGTGCGCTCGGTGGGCGCCGATGGCCAGGTCGAGACCAGCTTTTGCGAGCCGATCGGCCACAAGCAGGTCCAGGGCGACTATGTCGAATCCTGGCAGCCGCAGCAGATGAGCTCCGCCGCCTTGGCGCGCGCGCGCGATATCGCGGACAAGGTGACAACCGACCTGGGCGGCTGCGGCGTCTTCGGCGTCGAGCTGTTCGTCAAGGGTGACATGGTGTGGTTCTCGGAAGTGAGCCCGCGTCCGCACGACACCGGCATGGTGACCATGGTCAGTCAGGTGCAGAGCGAATTCGAGCTGCACGCCAAGGCGGTGCTGGGCTTGCCGGTGGATGCGTCGCTGCGCGCGCCGGGGGCGTCCGCCGTGATCTACGGCCAGATCGATGCGGCCGGCATTGCCTTCGACGGCGTGGCCGATGCCCTGCGCGTGCCGGGCGTGGACCTGCGCCTGTTCGGCAAGCCGGAATCGTTCGCGCGCCGCCGCATGGGGGTGGCGCTGGCGACGGCGGAGGATGTCGAGACCGCCCGTCGGCGGGCGCTGGAGGCGGCATCGCGGGTGAAACCGGTAAGCCGCTGATCGCTGGCTGGAAGGCGCCGAACCAGACGGCGCCTGAATGCGCGCCGCAAAATCGGGATAGGGGCAGTCAGCATGCTGACCGACCCCTCCCACACCACCCGGCATGCGGGTCCGCACCGGGCGGTTCGAGTAGTTGAGGTTAAGTGAGGCGAGGCATGCCAAGGCGGTCGAAGTAGCCAATCGTCAGGACGTTGTTCAGGGCAAGCCTGCTGTTGCGCCACCAGCTGCGGTTGTTCCCCGCAACCAGAGCAGCGACTTTCGGCGTTGCCCCCAACTTTCGCAGCTCTCGATAGATGGTAGGCCCACATCGCCACTGTTTCAGGTGAATTGCACGTAGACGGTGGCGCATCCACTTGTCCAGCTCTCGCAGGGCAGTCGGGGTTTGCGCCAGTCCGAAATATGCTTTCCATCCCAATACGTAGCTACGCAGCCCATCAATTACCTCGGCAATGCTGCGTCCACCTGATCGACGAGTAAGTTGCCTGATCTTCTGCCGGAATGCCTCCAGCGCCTTCTTCGACACCGCGCGTTTCACCTCGCCTTCAGGGCCCATCCACAGCTCATAGCCCAGGAATTTGCGGCCAAACGCCCGGCTCACTGCACTTTTCGATTCGTTGATCTTCAGGTGCAGCTTGTCGTACCGGCGCTTGAGCAAGATCATTACCCGCTCGCCTGCCTTCTGGCTGCGCACGTACACGTTGCAGTCATCGGCATAGCGGGCAAAGCGATGCCCCTGTCGTTCCAGCATCCGATCCACCTCGTCGAGAAGCACGTTGGCCAGAAGCGGCGAGAGCGGTCCGCCTTGCGGCGTCCCTTCTCCCCGCTCGACCACCACGCCGCCATCCATGATCCCCGCGTTCAGGTAGGCGCGTACCAGCCGGATCACTCCGGCGTCGTTCACGCGTTTCCTTAGGCGGTCGATCAGGATGTCGTGGTTGACCCGATCAAAGAACTTCGACAGATCGACGTCGACCACGGTGCGGTAGCCTTGTTGCACGTATTGCTGTGCTGCAAGCACGGCATCACGCGCACGCCGGCCGGGCCGGAACCCGTGGCTGTGTTCACTAAAGGTGGGATCGATCAGCGGTTGCAGCACCTGCAATAGTGCCTGCTGAATCAAACGGTCGGTTACGGTGGGTATTCCCAGTTCACGCTCGCTTCCGTCCGGCTTTGGAATGCCGACGCGCCGCACCGGCATGGGTTGGTACGTGCCTTCCAACAGTTGCTTCCTGATGGCAGGCCAAGCGTGCTTCAGGTGCTGTCCGGTCTGGGCAATGTCCAGACCATCGACGCCTGCGGCTCCCTTGTTCGTCTTCACGCGTTTCCACGCGCGTTGCATGTTCTCCCTCGCGAGCGCTTGCACAAGCAAGTCTCGCCCTGTGTCTTCCAGTTCCTGTCGCGGGAGTCGTGTTTCATCGCTGGTTGCATCGGACGAGGCTTCACCCCGCCTTGCCGCGACCCGCCCCGCTGATGCGGGCATCTGATGCCGTACATGATTCATCGACAAGTTGTTCGACACTCCTACTCGTTCGGCCCTTCGCTAAAAAAAAACTTAGCTACTATGGCCTCTGCTGACTTCTCGCTCCGTGTCGCCACGTCGCCCTTTCAGGCATGAGGCGAGATCTCCCCAAGGTAAGAACGCACTCCTTCCCTGCACAACCGCCGAATTTACGCCGCCTCGCTTTGACCACAAGAGCTTCGCGGAATGTTGCCCGCTCGCCCTGCTCGGCAGCGCCTTCTATTCGGTTCTTGTCCATCGGCTCGCAGTTTCGCTCCACGCTTCCTCCCCACGCTCGGTCGCCCTTACGCAGTTGCGCTTCACTTCGCTCGCTGTGGTCAGCTTACGGCGGGACTTGCACCCGCAAGAGTGCGCCCATGCTGGGCGCACAACAAAAAGGGCCGCATTCGCATGCGGCCCTTCGTATTCTGGCTCCCCGACCTGGACTCGAACCAGGGACCTGCGGATTAACAGTCCGTCGCTCTACCGACTGAGCTATCAGGGAAAAGAGGCCGTATTATAGCAGCGCTTTTCGATTTCGCGAAGTGCCCCGCTATCGAAAGGCAATATTTCCTAGATCCGCACCCGGCGGATCAGTTTCGACAACTCATCGAACACCACCTGCGGCTCGGTCGTCTGCGGAAAATGCGCGCTGCGCTTCGCGATTGCCCGCTCGCCCAGCGGCGACAGGTGCACCAGGGCCTCCTGGTTGCGCTCGCGCTCGCGCTGTACCTCGCCCGAGATCATCCAGCGCGGCAACCGCTTGCCGCCCGACAGCACGGTGATGGGAATCGGCGGAAACGCCGGCGCCTCGGCGATCTCTTCGATCGTCTCCAGTTCGTTGCTGACCTCGTCGTTCGGATCCGGCGGCGAGAAGCGATCGAGCAGGCCGGCCACCAGGCGCTGCAAGCCGGAGCGGTAGCGTTTCAGGTTGCGCACGTCGTCGGGCGTGGTCGCCTCGATGAACAGGACGCCGCAGGTCTCTTCCGGATAGACCCGTGCGAACAGGTTCGCATGCAGACCGCCGAAGGAATGCGCCACCAGCAGGAAGGGTGGCCTGGCGCCGACCTCGCGCAGCAGCGCGCGCAACTGCAGGATGACGGTGGTGCCCATCTGCGGCTCGCGCGGCCGCCCGCTGGCGCCCACGCCCGGCCTGTCGTAGGCGAAGACCGTGCCCAGCGTTTCGATCTCGGGAAACAGCTGGTGCCAGCCCTCCAGCGGACCGCCGGCGCCGCCCAGCAAGACGATGGTCGGGCTGCCCTGCCCCGACAGCGAAAAACGGAGCATCTGTCCCGCGACCGCGACCCGTTTGCTCGATGGTAGATGCTTCACTGTGTGACCCTGATGAGATTGGTGTTGCCAGCTTACCCATTTCACATGTAAATACGCAACTACCAAAACGCATCCACACGCAAAAACAAAAAGCCACATCTCGCGATGTGGCTTTCTGGAATTCTGGCTCCCCGACCTGGACTCGAACCAGGGACCTGCGGATTAACAGTTGAACGTTTAGGCCTGGGAGGTGAGCATGACGTCATCCCAACTCAGCAAAATCAAGCAGTTACGCGAAATCGACCGCAGTCAACCGCAGCTGCTCGCACCTGTCCGCAGCGGTCTGCGCTATCATTTGCGCTATCAATGAAGACCTGTGGACTGGCCCGATTATAGGTTCTTGCGGAGCGAAAACACAAGACGTTACATCTTCGGATGCTACAACGGACTTAAATTGCAATCCATCGTCCAAGCACTAGCCACGCACGCTCATACCTGACCGGATTTACCTTTGGCTTAACTCGCGACAATGATGCTTTTACGATATTATTTAGCTCTTTCCTGGAGTCCGTATGTCCACATCTTCGTGCCGTGTTCCTGCAACATCCCGCGCCACTAACCTGTCAGTCACGCGTGGTGCTTGTCAACCTGTCTCACGAGTGGTCTCTCCAGACATCAATCATGGCGTACTTGCGACCGACCTGAGCGCTAAAGAGGTCGATGCGCGTATCCGCAAAAGCGGCTACTCAATGACTGAAGTGGTAAGGCCTTACGCAGTCACAACCGTACGAATCCGACAACAAGGATATATACAGCAAGGAAGTGCGCCGAATTTTGGAGGTGGGTTGATAACTCTTTGCACCTGTAAGCACCAAATGCGCGGAAATTATGGCATCGAGGAATGGAATGCCGGCGCTTGGGTGGTTGGGCTGACAAGCATGAGCGAATCACCTACAGGCGAACAGAACCTTTACTATCTCATGCGAGTGTTCCAGGCCTACGAATCGCACGCGGACTTGGTTACGGGGCTCACATCCTTAAACCTTGGCGACGCTATCGCTGCTAAGGATTCAAGGAGCCACGACTTAGGTGACGTAATGATGCCGCTGAAGTCAGGACTTTGCGGTGCGGACCGTTTTATCCCAGCGCTTTACTATCCTCCAATGCTCGGCCACGCACATCGGCAACCGAAACATCTCGACTACTGGCACAAGGACATCGATTATGTCGGTCGAGCGAACCGCCCTCCATTGCTAGTGGGCGACCCCGGTTTGAGTTTCGTGTGGACAAGGCCTGTAGTGCGCCGAAGGAACCCGCAGGCAATTAGGGACTATGAGAACTGGACACTTGGGCGTCTCCTAGCTGAGTTGACCGAGGTTCTGATATGAACGTGGTCCTCCTACAAGCACGTATCGACTCCGGCCCCAGGCACTAAGAGCCCGCTGTTTGCCGACGATTCTTTTGCGCTGCTCTCAATAGAAGACAACTCAGCCGTTGGCAGTCATATCTATGCCAACAATCTTCGTACGGCGACGCCTGACCAAATAATCCCAGAATCCCTTCAAAATTGCGCGCACGCGCGACCAATGCATGTAGAACTGGGGTTGCAGACGTTTACGACAATTTTGGTCGAAATTTACACTTATCGCTATTCCGTAATTACATAAACAGCCGTGCAATCAAGGGGAGCACTCCACCATGTCCGTATTTCACGCCAAGATTGATGGCGTTCCGCAGTTTGTAAGTTACTTCGCCCCAGTGCACCGGGCTATGCAACAACTGGGTGGGCAAGCTACTCCGAAACAAGTTTATGCACACATTGCCGAGCACGAAAGCCTTTCGTCGGAAGATTTGGCTCAGGTCAACCTAAATGGACGCCCCACTTTTGAGAACCGCGCGGCCTGGGCACGTTTTTATATGACTAAGGCAGGCTGGATGTACTCACCCAAGCACGGCGTGTGGGCGTTGACGGAACATGGCAAGCAATCCGCTGAAATTACCGACGCGCAGGCGGTGGCTATGTTTAACAGCGTAGCTACGCAGCTCAAGGGTCATGAAGATGCAGTAGAGGCTCCAAAGGACCATGTGCAGCCGGACAGCACGCAATACTGGTTTGTAGGTGCGATGTGGGGCAATGGTGAGGGGGACCAAACGCCTCGCTTTTTGCAGGATGGCGTTTGGCAGAACGGTTATGAAGATAAGTTCGCCGAGCAAGTCCGCGCAATGAAACCAGGCGACCGCATCGCCATCAAGGCTACCTTTGCACGTAAGCATGGCACCCCTTTTGACAATAAGGGAAAGAGGGTTAGTGCCATGAAAATTAAGGCTATTGGCACGGTTACCCGTAATCATGGTGACGGTCGCAGTGTGGATGTAGTCTGGGACGCACTGGCTGAGCCCCGCGAGTGGTACTTTTATACTTACCGCACTACCATCACCCGTGCACGAGTGGAAGACGAGATTCTGGCACGTCGTTTGGTAGCGTTCACCTTTGACGGCGCTCAGCAGGATTATGCATTCTTTATGGCTCAACCTTACTGGCGCGACCGATTTATGGCGGCTGACGACACCGCGCTGGGCGGGGACTCTTCCGACGAAGATACAGAAACACTGGATGAAATCGAGCAAGTACCACCCGTGGTCATTTATGGCGTAACAGACATCGTAGCCGAAGGGTGTTTTGTGCCCGAAGCCGAGCTACACAACATGCTCAAGCGTTGGACAGAGAAAAAGAATCTAATCTTACAGGGCCCGCCGGGCACTGGTAAAACGTGGCTAGCCCAACGCTTGGCCAAAGCATTAATTGGGCAAAGAAACGTAACTGATGAGCAGTTGCGCATGGTGCAGTTCCACCCAGCATTGTCGTACGAAGACTTTGTGCGTGGATATCGCCCTGGTGGGGACGGACGCCTGACGCTAACGGATGGGCTGTTTTTACAGGTAGTACAGGCTGCTATTGCACAGCCTGATATCGAACATGTGCTTATCATTGAGGAAATAAACCGAGGAAACCCAGCTCAAGTGCTAGGAGAGATGTTGACATTGCTAGAGAGTAGTAAGCGTTCACGTGCAGATGCGATGGAACTGGCCTATTCGAAATCACGTGGAGAAAAGGTTTATGTTCCAGAGAACCTGTACGTGATTGGCACTATGAACGTCGCTGACCGTTCCCTTGCGTTGGTAGATTTGGCTCTACGTCGTCGCTTTGCATTTGTGAATCTATCCCCAAGCCTGAATAGTACTTGGCGCAAGTGGTGCTGTGATAAAGGTATGGATGCAGCGACCATTGAAAACATTCAAACGCGAATGGACGCCTTGAACGAAGAGATTGTTTCCGACCGCGCTTTGGGACCTCAGTTTCGAATCGGCCATTCATATGTCACACCACATGAGCCGGTAACGAACGCTCAGGCTTGGTTCGAAGACTGAGGTGTACTGTCAATAACGGACACGCTCGTCTTAAGCCGCCTGCGGCTGTTCGCTGAAGGATTCGGCGAACAACGCTGGCGGAACAAAGCCGATGCGGGAATGGCGCCGCTGTCGGTTGTAGAAAATTTCGATGTATTCCTGAATCGAGGCCTTTGCCTCAGCACGGGTGGCATAGCGGCGATGATGAACAAGCTCATTCTTCAGCGTGCCCCAGAAGCTCTCCATCGGCGCGTTGTCATAGCAGTTCCCGCGGCGCGACATCGACGCGCGCATGCCGAACTGCGCCACCAGCTCCTGATAGGCATGGGCGCAGTATTGGCTTCCACGGTCCGAATGATGGATCAGCCCTGGCGCCGGCCGCTTGTGGCTCACGGCGCGCCACAAGGCCTGCGTCGTCAGCTCCTGCGTCATGCGCTCGCCCATCGCGTAGCCGACGATCTCGCAGGTAAAAACGTCCTTTACGCCGGCAAGATACAGCCAGCCTTCGGCAGT from Massilia varians encodes:
- the ltrA gene encoding group II intron reverse transcriptase/maturase, with the protein product MNHVRHQMPASAGRVAARRGEASSDATSDETRLPRQELEDTGRDLLVQALARENMQRAWKRVKTNKGAAGVDGLDIAQTGQHLKHAWPAIRKQLLEGTYQPMPVRRVGIPKPDGSERELGIPTVTDRLIQQALLQVLQPLIDPTFSEHSHGFRPGRRARDAVLAAQQYVQQGYRTVVDVDLSKFFDRVNHDILIDRLRKRVNDAGVIRLVRAYLNAGIMDGGVVVERGEGTPQGGPLSPLLANVLLDEVDRMLERQGHRFARYADDCNVYVRSQKAGERVMILLKRRYDKLHLKINESKSAVSRAFGRKFLGYELWMGPEGEVKRAVSKKALEAFRQKIRQLTRRSGGRSIAEVIDGLRSYVLGWKAYFGLAQTPTALRELDKWMRHRLRAIHLKQWRCGPTIYRELRKLGATPKVAALVAGNNRSWWRNSRLALNNVLTIGYFDRLGMPRLT
- a CDS encoding AAA family ATPase, whose product is MSVFHAKIDGVPQFVSYFAPVHRAMQQLGGQATPKQVYAHIAEHESLSSEDLAQVNLNGRPTFENRAAWARFYMTKAGWMYSPKHGVWALTEHGKQSAEITDAQAVAMFNSVATQLKGHEDAVEAPKDHVQPDSTQYWFVGAMWGNGEGDQTPRFLQDGVWQNGYEDKFAEQVRAMKPGDRIAIKATFARKHGTPFDNKGKRVSAMKIKAIGTVTRNHGDGRSVDVVWDALAEPREWYFYTYRTTITRARVEDEILARRLVAFTFDGAQQDYAFFMAQPYWRDRFMAADDTALGGDSSDEDTETLDEIEQVPPVVIYGVTDIVAEGCFVPEAELHNMLKRWTEKKNLILQGPPGTGKTWLAQRLAKALIGQRNVTDEQLRMVQFHPALSYEDFVRGYRPGGDGRLTLTDGLFLQVVQAAIAQPDIEHVLIIEEINRGNPAQVLGEMLTLLESSKRSRADAMELAYSKSRGEKVYVPENLYVIGTMNVADRSLALVDLALRRRFAFVNLSPSLNSTWRKWCCDKGMDAATIENIQTRMDALNEEIVSDRALGPQFRIGHSYVTPHEPVTNAQAWFED
- the purT gene encoding formate-dependent phosphoribosylglycinamide formyltransferase: MTSPRLFGTPLSPSAIKVMLLGSGELGKETIIALQRLGVETIAVDRYPNAPGHQVAHRAHVIDMLDGAALSALIALEKPDLVVPEIEAIATETLLALEEAGKITCIPTARAAMLTMNREGIRRLAAEKLGLPTSPYRFASSLEELEQACATVGFPCVVKPVMSSSGKGQSKLDSAADVAAAWEAAASGGRVDAGRVIAEGFVDFDYEITLLTVRSVGADGQVETSFCEPIGHKQVQGDYVESWQPQQMSSAALARARDIADKVTTDLGGCGVFGVELFVKGDMVWFSEVSPRPHDTGMVTMVSQVQSEFELHAKAVLGLPVDASLRAPGASAVIYGQIDAAGIAFDGVADALRVPGVDLRLFGKPESFARRRMGVALATAEDVETARRRALEAASRVKPVSR
- the ltrA gene encoding group II intron reverse transcriptase/maturase, with translation MNHVRHQMPASAGRVAARRGEASSDATSDETRLPRQELEDTGRDLLVQALARENMQRAWKRVKANKGAAGVDGLDIAQTGQHLKHAWPAIRKQLLEGTYQPMPVRRVGIPKPDGSERELGIPTVTDRLIQQALLQVLQPLIDPTFSEHSHGFRPGRRARDAVLAVQQYVQEGYRTVVDVDLSKFFDRVNHDILIDRLRKRVNDAGVIWLVRAYLNAGIMDGGVVVERGEGTPQGGPLSPLLANVLLDEVDRMLERQGHRFARYADDCNVYVRSQKAGERVMILLKRRYDKLHLKINESKSAVSRAFGRKFLGYELWMGPKGEVKRAVSKKALEAFRQKIRQLTRRSGGRSIAEVIDGLRSYVLGWKAYFGLAQTPTALRELDKWMRHRLRAIHLKQWRCGPTIYRELRKLGATPKVAALVAGNNRSWWRNSRLALNNVLTIGYFDRLGMPRLT
- a CDS encoding amidase, producing MDFDTYLRHDATALAALVAQGAVTPQHLLDLALARHHAVHGRVNAVVRLMEDEARRQLQGPLRGPFAGVPFLLKDALQDYAGLPTTNASRAMRAHVPREHAAVVRRYLDAGLVVFGKTNLPEFALKGVTDPELFGRTSNPWNLAHTPGGSSGGAAAAVAAGIVPMAAGNDGGGSIRIPAACCGLFGLRPSRGRVSAGPDVGEVWFGASSEGVLSRSVRDCALALDLLQGAEPGDPFIIAPPSAPYVELMRRAPGRLRIGFTAASPIGTEVHPEALAAVRHAATLLRGLGHEVEEAAPQIDGAALATSYLHIYFGQVPALVARMKALGAGDGEPELMTRLLVTLGGALKAPALSTQLAQWNTFARALGRFHQRYDLLLTPTLAHPPIAHGTGDLPAAQQALLGFLQRTGMLGLLARLGLLDSTVQQIARDNLRYVPFTQLSNLTGTPSMSVPLYWTADGLPLGVQLVAPFGREDLLLQLAHQLEGAQPWFDRLPAMTREGAHASGGAQPAAA
- a CDS encoding alpha/beta fold hydrolase; this encodes MLRFSLSGQGSPTIVLLGGAGGPLEGWHQLFPEIETLGTVFAYDRPGVGASGRPREPQMGTTVILQLRALLREVGARPPFLLVAHSFGGLHANLFARVYPEETCGVLFIEATTPDDVRNLKRYRSGLQRLVAGLLDRFSPPDPNDEVSNELETIEEIAEAPAFPPIPITVLSGGKRLPRWMISGEVQRERERNQEALVHLSPLGERAIAKRSAHFPQTTEPQVVFDELSKLIRRVRI